The following coding sequences lie in one Haemorhous mexicanus isolate bHaeMex1 chromosome 10, bHaeMex1.pri, whole genome shotgun sequence genomic window:
- the A4GNT gene encoding alpha-1,4-N-acetylglucosaminyltransferase — MLQKVWVSSPGSWALQESNSHRQGKKRCWKCRFVRTIIQHPCRRHAPKRSRKERMLRKIQICLCFCFVSGILYEISLLSSCVFSYLPMAQQYLTPEQVLNLGKSIIFLETTERLEPPPLVSCSVESAARIYQDRPIILFMRGLNNETALDMNTSYAAFSLLSSMKNVFLFPLQMETIFQETPLLQWYNQVVPEQEKNWVHVSSDASRLALIWKYGGIYMDTDVISIRPIPQRSFLAAQKSRFSSNGIFGFPARHKFIWDCMENFVLKYNGNIWGNQGPFLMTRMLKTLCNLTDFQGTEDHSCQNISFLNPQRFYPIPYPAWSRYYQVWDKSPSFNHSYALHLWNFMNRNRKVVVAGSNTLAENLYKTYCPSTYEDLIQNAKHRDLPGPEEVE, encoded by the exons ATGCTCCAGAAGGTTTGGGTGTCCTcaccagggagctgggctttgcaGGAGTCCAACAGTCACCGCCAGGGCAAGAAAAGGTGCTGGAAATGTAGATTTGTCAGGACTATAATCCAG CACCCATGTCGGAGGCATGCCCCCAAACGCTCCAGGAAAGAAAGAATGTTGAGGAAAATCCAGATATGCCTCTGTTTCTGCTTTGTCTCGGGCATTTTGTACGAGATCTCCCTCTTGTCCAGCTGTGTCTTCTCCTACCTGCCCATGGCCCAGCAGTACCTGACACCTGAGCAGGTGCTGAACCTTGGCAAAAGCATCATTTTCCTGGAGACGACGGAGCGCCTGGAGCCGCCCCCGCTGGTGTCGTGCTCCGTGGAATCCGCTGCCCGCATTTACCAGGACAGGCCCATCATCCTCTTCATGAGGGGACTCAACAACGAGACAGCCCTGGACATGAACACCAGCTATGCAGCCTTCTCCCTCTTGTCTTCCATGAAGAAtgtcttccttttccctctccagaTGGAAACCATCTTCCAGGAGACCCCTCTGCTCCAGTGGTACAACCAG GTGgtcccagagcaggagaagaACTGGGTGCACGTCAGCTCGGACGCCAGCAGACTGGCGCTCATCTGGAAGTACGGGGGCATCTACATGGACACGGATGTCATCTCCATCAGGCCCATCCCCCAGCGGAGCTTCCTGGCCGCGCAGAAGTCGCGCTTCTCCAGCAACGGCATCTTCGGCTTCCCCGCCCGCCACAAGTTCATCTGGGACTGCATGGAGAACTTCGTTCTCAAGTACAACGGCAACATCTGGGGCAACCAGGGCCCCTTTCTGATGACCAGGATGCTCAAAACGCTCTGCAACCTGACGGATTTCCAAGGCACCGAGGACCACAGCTGCCAGAACATCTCCTTCCTCAACCCGCAGCGTTTCTACCCCATCCCGTACCCAGCCTGGAGCCGGTACTACCAGGTGTGGGATAAAAGCCCCAGCTTCAACCACTCCTACGCGCTGCACCTGTGGAACTTCATGAACCGCAACCGCAAGGTCGTGGTGGCCGGCAGCAACACCCTGGCTGAGAACCTCTACAAAACCTATTGCCCCAGCACCTACGAGGACCTGATCCAGAATGCCAAGCACAGGGATCTCCCAGGCCCTGAGGAGGTTGAGTGA